One window of the Mycobacterium haemophilum DSM 44634 genome contains the following:
- a CDS encoding rhodanese-like domain-containing protein produces MSREMNRPYAGDITPLQAWKMLSDNPHAVLVDVRTDAEWRFVGVPDMSSLGREVVYIEWNTSDGQPNENFLAELQERIPPADVEQGERPVVFLCRSGNRSIGAAQVATEAGIAPSYNVLDGFEGHLNADGYRGETGWRAVGLPWKQL; encoded by the coding sequence ATGAGCAGAGAGATGAACCGTCCCTACGCAGGAGACATCACACCACTGCAGGCATGGAAGATGCTCAGCGACAATCCGCACGCGGTGTTGGTCGATGTGCGCACCGACGCCGAATGGCGGTTCGTCGGGGTGCCCGACATGTCGAGTCTGGGCCGTGAGGTGGTGTACATCGAATGGAACACATCTGACGGGCAGCCAAACGAGAATTTCCTCGCTGAGTTGCAGGAGCGGATCCCGCCTGCGGACGTCGAGCAGGGGGAGCGTCCGGTGGTGTTCCTGTGTCGTTCGGGTAACCGTTCTATTGGCGCCGCGCAGGTCGCGACCGAGGCGGGGATCGCGCCGTCGTACAACGTGCTGGATGGCTTCGAGGGCCATCTCAATGCGGACGGTTACCGCGGTGAAACCGGTTGGCGGGCAGTTGGATTGCCGTGGAAGCAGCTATGA
- a CDS encoding GNAT family N-acetyltransferase, which yields MQSGPVGDVELRGGSVMLRRSTTSDAPTFHQALSTAEVARWWDGGWPDPEGDLAKPDHQIMTIVADGEVVGMIQWHEVCAPIVRFAGIDMFIHPDYHRRGYGSDALRTLLRWLFTDIGHHRVTIDPALDNVAAIRCYEQVGFRRVGVLQQYERTPQGGYRDGLLMELLACDFGTE from the coding sequence ATGCAGTCAGGGCCGGTCGGCGACGTCGAGTTGCGCGGCGGCAGTGTGATGTTGCGGCGTTCGACCACTAGCGATGCACCGACCTTTCACCAAGCTTTGAGCACTGCCGAGGTGGCCCGGTGGTGGGACGGTGGCTGGCCGGATCCCGAAGGTGATCTGGCCAAACCCGATCACCAGATCATGACAATCGTCGCTGATGGCGAAGTAGTGGGCATGATTCAGTGGCATGAGGTATGCGCCCCGATTGTTCGGTTCGCGGGCATCGACATGTTCATTCACCCCGACTATCACCGTCGGGGTTACGGCAGCGATGCGCTGCGCACCTTGCTGCGCTGGCTGTTCACTGATATCGGCCATCACCGGGTGACGATCGACCCGGCGCTGGATAACGTCGCCGCGATTCGTTGTTATGAGCAGGTGGGATTCCGGCGAGTGGGTGTGCTGCAGCAGTACGAGCGCACCCCTCAGGGTGGGTATCGCGATGGCCTGTTGATGGAACTGCTTGCGTGTGACTTCGGCACGGAATAG
- a CDS encoding PaaI family thioesterase, which yields MRPEDLPPEDPEYQHHGGFPEYGPANPGAGFRRFVATMRRLQDLAVSADPSDEVWDDAADRAAALVELLGPFAADEGNAPAGRTPDMPGMGSLLLPPWTLTRYGPDGVEMTGYFTRFHVGGNHAVHGGVLPLVFDHMFGMISHAAGRPISRTAFLHVDYRQVTPVDALLVMRGRVTSTEGRKAFVSAELVDADGILLAEGNGLMVRLLAGQP from the coding sequence CTGCGCCCCGAAGACCTACCTCCTGAAGACCCCGAATACCAACACCACGGCGGCTTTCCCGAATACGGGCCGGCTAACCCGGGTGCGGGTTTTCGCCGATTCGTGGCAACCATGCGCCGCTTGCAGGACCTGGCCGTGTCCGCTGACCCCAGCGACGAGGTATGGGACGACGCCGCCGACCGCGCCGCGGCGCTGGTTGAGTTGCTGGGCCCGTTTGCCGCCGATGAAGGCAACGCGCCGGCAGGGCGGACGCCGGACATGCCTGGCATGGGCAGTCTGCTGCTGCCGCCCTGGACGTTGACCCGATACGGCCCCGACGGTGTCGAAATGACCGGATATTTCACCCGATTTCACGTCGGGGGCAACCACGCGGTGCATGGCGGTGTGCTGCCGCTGGTGTTTGACCATATGTTCGGCATGATCTCGCATGCCGCTGGACGGCCGATCAGCCGGACGGCTTTCTTGCACGTGGACTACCGCCAGGTCACCCCGGTCGATGCGCTGTTGGTGATGCGGGGACGAGTCACCAGCACCGAGGGGCGCAAGGCGTTTGTGTCCGCAGAACTGGTCGACGCCGATGGGATACTGCTGGCCGAAGGCAACGGCCTGATGGTGCGGTTACTCGCCGGGCAGCCCTAA
- a CDS encoding PE family protein: MSFVTTQPEMLSTAASDLASIGSAMNALKAAAAGLTTEVAPAAADEVSALTAARFTSHGQLYQMVSAQAAAIHDQFVAMLACNAGSYADTEAANAVAVGLGGG; encoded by the coding sequence ATGTCCTTCGTGACGACACAACCGGAAATGTTGAGTACGGCCGCAAGCGATTTGGCGAGCATCGGCTCGGCGATGAACGCGCTCAAGGCGGCCGCGGCCGGTCTGACAACCGAGGTGGCACCCGCCGCCGCCGACGAGGTGTCGGCACTGACAGCGGCGCGGTTCACTAGCCACGGCCAGCTGTATCAGATGGTTAGCGCTCAAGCTGCCGCGATTCACGACCAGTTTGTGGCCATGCTGGCATGTAACGCGGGCTCATATGCGGACACCGAGGCTGCCAACGCGGTCGCCGTCGGCCTGGGAGGGGGCTAG